GGTAAAACTGACGTTGCTGACCACCTGACGACGCTGCGCGCCTTCGCCAAAGGCAATACTAAGATCGACCGTTTCCAGTCGGCGTTGTTGAGAGGGAATCATCATACCAGCACTCCATTTCGCCAGGCGCGCCCCTGCAGCCAGGCGGCATCACGCGTTGGCACGCTGAGCATCTCCACCGGCTGATGCAAACGTGGCTGGCTGGCCAGCAGCGCCTGGGTGTAAGGATGCCGCGCATTGTGCAGATCGGCAGCGGCAATCTCTTCCACGATGCGGCCGGCATACATCACCAGCACGCGATCGCAGAAACGCGATACCAGATTCAAGTCGTGGCTGATAAACAGCAGGCCGGTATTGCGGCGCGCCAGCAGCTCATCAAGAATCGCCAGCACCTGCTGGCGCACGGTGACGTCAAGCGCCGAGGTCGGCTCATCGGCGATAATCAGGTCGGGTTCCGGGATCAGCATCATGGCAATCATCACCCGCTGGCCCATGCCGCCTGAAATTTCATGCGGATAAAGCCGGTACACTTTTTCCACGTCGCGAATGTGCACCGCTTCCAGCATCTGCAACGCCCGTTGCTGCGCCTCGCGCTGGCTCACCTTGCTATGCAGGCGATAGGCCTCCGCGACCTGATCGCCAATACGCATCAGCGGGTTAAGTGAAAACTTCGGGTCCTGCAAAATCATTGATATACGGTTGCCGCGCAGGCTACGCATCTGCTTTTCACTGGCGGCCAGCAGATCGATGCCGTCAAACTGCATGCGGGTGGCCTCAATACGGCCCGCTTTCGGCGTCAGCTTCAGCAGCGCGCGGCAGGTTTGCGATTTGCCCGATCCCGACTCGCCAACGATTGCCAGCTTTTCACGGCCAACGCGAAACGAGACGTTGCGCACCGCATGCTGCTCCTGATGCGCACCCTTGAAAA
The sequence above is drawn from the Duffyella gerundensis genome and encodes:
- a CDS encoding ABC transporter ATP-binding protein; this encodes MNNSLLEVEDLNIIFKGAHQEQHAVRNVSFRVGREKLAIVGESGSGKSQTCRALLKLTPKAGRIEATRMQFDGIDLLAASEKQMRSLRGNRISMILQDPKFSLNPLMRIGDQVAEAYRLHSKVSQREAQQRALQMLEAVHIRDVEKVYRLYPHEISGGMGQRVMIAMMLIPEPDLIIADEPTSALDVTVRQQVLAILDELLARRNTGLLFISHDLNLVSRFCDRVLVMYAGRIVEEIAAADLHNARHPYTQALLASQPRLHQPVEMLSVPTRDAAWLQGRAWRNGVLV